The DNA window AGCTAAGTAGAAGCACCGGCAAATCAGCATGATGATCCGTGTAGGCAATATCCCATGGCGGTCCAAATCCTTGTGCGGTAAGCATAGAAACTTTATTTTGGCCAAAGCAGTGCTGATCACGCACCAGTCCGCCGAGGAGCGGACGCAGTGTCGACGCGACAAGTGGCACCTCGCCAAGGCCTGCACGCTCCAAGAGACCTGCGGCCAAAGGCTGGAGGCAGCCGGTGGCAATAACGACCTTATCTCCGTTCTGCAAGTGAGCTTTAAGATGTTCGATAGCAGCAGGCAGCATCACAGAGGCATGCCCATTCGGCAGCGAGTCGATGTGTTCCTCGACTAACGCCGGCAAGGAATCAAGCGTTCGCCCCAATGTGGCAACCCATACTGCAAAGCGCATCGGCACCCAACGCGCTTGCCGCCATAGGAGAAGGGGGCCGAGCATCGGAAGTGCAAGGAAAACCACAAGGAGACGCCATGGGTTTCGCCACAGCAACCAACGGAAAAAACGGCTTGCCGTATCCCAGCGCGTTAT is part of the Frateuria aurantia DSM 6220 genome and encodes:
- a CDS encoding HAD family hydrolase codes for the protein MFDFDLTITRWDTASRFFRWLLWRNPWRLLVVFLALPMLGPLLLWRQARWVPMRFAVWVATLGRTLDSLPALVEEHIDSLPNGHASVMLPAAIEHLKAHLQNGDKVVIATGCLQPLAAGLLERAGLGEVPLVASTLRPLLGGLVRDQHCFGQNKVSMLTAQGFGPPWDIAYTDHHADLPVLLLSSESHLVSPKEKCLARIEQALSSQPNILLWR